A window of the Cygnus atratus isolate AKBS03 ecotype Queensland, Australia chromosome 4, CAtr_DNAZoo_HiC_assembly, whole genome shotgun sequence genome harbors these coding sequences:
- the HADH gene encoding hydroxyacyl-coenzyme A dehydrogenase, mitochondrial has protein sequence MAFATRRFVRAASSSSAAAAAATAAAKKLIVKHVTVIGGGLMGAGIAQIAAASGHTVVLVDQSDEILKKSTKGIEESLKRVTKKKFADKPEAGAEFIEKTLKNLTTSTDAVAVVHSTDLVIEAIVENQEIKNELFKRLDKFAPEHTIFASNTSSLQITQLANSTTRQDRFGGLHFFNPVPMMKLVEVIKTPMTSQKTFESLMDFSKAVGKSPVSCKDTPGFIVNRLLVPYMMEAVRLFERGDASKEDIDVAMKLGAGYPMGPFELLDYVGLDTSKYIIDGWHALEPNNPLFAPSPLVDKLVEEKKLGKKTGEGFYKYK, from the exons ATGGCTTTCGCCACCCGACGCTTCGTGCGAGCCGCCTCTTCCTCgtccgccgccgccgcagccgccACGGCGGCCGCCAAGAAGCTGATCGTCAAGCATGTCACCGTCATCGGCGGCGGGCTCATGGGCGCCGGCATCGCCCAG atTGCAGCAGCCAGTGGTCACACGGTGGTGTTGGTAGACCAGTCAGATGAAATCCTCAAGAAGTCTACAAAGGGAATTGAAGAGAGTTTGAAGAGAGTGACAAAGAAGAAGTTTGCGGATAAGCCTGAG GCTGGTGCAGAATTTATTGAGAAGACCTTAAAGAACCTCACAACAAGCACAGATGCGGTAGCAGTGGTCCACAGCACGGATCTGGTGATAGAAGCCATTGTGGAGAaccaggaaattaaaaatgaactctTCAAGAGGCTGGATAAATTTGCTCCAGA gcaTACAATATTTGCAAGCAACACCTCATCCTTGCAGATCACACAGTTGGCTAACTCCACCACCAGGCAGGACCGATTCGGTGGCCTCCATTTCTTCAATCCCGTGCCTATGATGAAGCTCGTGGAG GTCATCAAGACTCCAATGACTAGCCAAAAGACTTTTGAGTCACTtatggatttcagtaaagcgGTAGGAAAAAGTCCTGTCAGTTGTAAG GATACTCCTGGGTTTATTGTAAACCGTCTCTTGGTGCCGTATATGATGGAAGCTGTTCGACTTTTTGAGAGAG GAGATGCATCAAAGGAAGATATTGATGTTGCTATGAAGCTCGGGGCTGGCTATCCCATGGGTCCATTTGAACTCCTGGACTATGTTGGGTTGGATACCAGTAAATACATTATAGATG GATGGCATGCGCTAGAGCCCAACAATCCTCTTTTTGCACCCAGCCCACTTGTGGATAAACTGGTGGAAGAGAAGAAGCTGGGTAAGAAGACTGGAGAAGgattttacaaatacaaatga